atcaatttatattctaagtattattgtatttgtcatataactttcatttttctagaactatagatataatataatgatcatgtaattaattttaatttatttatgaattttgttaTGTTCATTTTAGGAGTAATGGGGATTGGGGAGTGTAAGTGAGGATGTGATCAGGGCCGTTGGGGTGAACTTTGAAGGGCGTGGATTGAAGCGGGAGTGTTTGTCCGTGATTGGGTGGCGTAATGGGGAATTGACGTGTGGGGTATGAGAGATGGGGCCCGATCGGACGCTATCGTCGGCAAGAGAATGCTGATGCACTAATTACTGCTCTTTTTTCTGTTCTTCTACTTTGGTTTTCTCTTCTCttgacaaattacaataagcttcttccatattttttataattataaatattttattattattttaaatattataaatatttttttaaaattaacgatCAACTAATAAATACTCCTAGACTGTCACGAGGAGAcatttgttagacgatcgttAATCTTAAAAcgaattttcaaataacgataAGGTACTTATAATCATGACAAATTTTAGGGgattcttttgtaatttatattttctggataaattacaataccACCCCTGacattagattaaaatataaaaataccctctgtctttgtaaaattacagctatAGCTCATGAGGGCTTTTAGccgtaatattttttcaatgggtgtttgtgtaagtgTTGCCTTTAAATAGAAAGtggtagttgtaattataattacaatttcaaaGAGTCACCCCTGacattagattaaaatatacaaatactttctgtctttgtaaaattacagctatAGCTCATGAGGGCTTTTAGccgtaatattttttcaatgggtgtttgtgtaagtgTTGCCTTTAAATAGAAAGtggtagttgtaattataattacaatttcaaagagtttatttgtaatttgtaaaAGCCTTTGGGATGTTTATAAAGTGATGATGTTGTACTTTAGCATAACCTCAGGGATgtgaatgtaatttatccttttcttatttcttcttctacattttatttttaaaaaatattatttcctttattattttattttaaattattaatatcttttcacacaaatcaccactatctttttaaaaattatagaaactacccctaatttaaataaggatgagggggtgtaaatataattatccctaaaaaagtaataatacaAGATTGTTGGAGGCCGAGAGCTTCCAAATATAAATCATTCTTTTTATTGGCCGACCAGCTATAGTCAGtgaattggtgaaattgtGGTATCATAACTAACGAATAATGACTTATAATTTCACATGGACGGGTATCCGTGATTACTTtaataatacttatttaaaatttaaactgtTAAAGAAGATAGACGCGCCCCTTTACTGATGCAaacaatattcttttttctaaaacataGCTCATGAATATAACGTGATTTTCTTAAAACCCCTTATTTGACTTGAATTATATCgtattacataattatctcatttataaagattaattatacttaaattttctttataaatgtgaaattacgtttttcctcaaaaaaacTTCGAAATTACACTTGTATCTCCCGGAGGGATTAACCTCACCCCaccggaaaaaaaaatcacaaaaatatttttgactttatatatatatatataaaatatttatcccctttataagtataaacacactattagattatttttattaataaattatatgaaatgttGAATGaggagtaaaataaaaaaattatataatattttttttatttttcgtccaaattttaatgaaaaaaggaaaattataaAGTGAGAATTCTTACTGGGGTGAAAGTGTAATTTGTAGAAAAAAGAAGTGAGTTTTGGTACCACTAAAAACACATGAATAAAAGCTTTGGTTAGTGCAAAAGATTTTCCAACTGTAATGTTTGCTTTAAGTCATGTCCACAGCATCGGACATAGTGCACAAAAACAAGACATTAGTGCAATAGTTAGAAGCAGTCATGATAGTTAATCATATGTGTTTTAACAAGTTGAGTTTTACAACATTTTACTAATCCAAatcattacaatattttatcttcaacccaaaaatcctatttttacttctatatgttaattattaaacaaaaaatatctgcgagaattaaaattgtgaaaaaaatttaatttttgtgaagtaaaattaaattaaaaaaaatttccaaacACGTGGAacaaagaatataattttcccgatttttaattatacaacatTTTTTGAGCGtttgaaaaactaattttagcttattgaaataattgaacTGTTAAATTGTATCGCCAAATAGGAACTTCGTCCAACCGTTAATCGAAAGTACTTAAAtgggtgtttttaactgttttgattttttttatttttataaatgaaaaataatttatgaaggTCAATTTAGTGaaaattggattatttatGAGGTTTGATGAAAGCTACTCCAATTAACCAGACAATAAGACATGCTTTAACAGTTAAATCATTATCCATTTGTCATGTCATGTTGacttatttcaaaattcataatttttcttatgtttTGTATATGTCTTGTTTTGGAGAGCATTACGGTTTATGAAAatggatcaaaatattttgaaaaagagtCTTGctaggaaaataaaaatttgggaCTTATAATCCACTCAACCTCTTCGTTTACAATTATTATGGGATGTTTATCTATATCATCAACTTCTTAAATAAGGGGCTTGGGACGCTCATATGGCCACATTTCCACAGATGACGCCAAATGATGCGGCTTGCGACTCATTCAGTCCTCTGTTGTGTGAGACGTTGACCACTACTATTGCTTCATATGAGTCTTATGGTTTTGTCTTGAAAAAATGCTTTGTCAGGGCAGAAGGGCTTATAAACCACTCAAACTACTCGTCtgtaattgaatttgatcaaatccAATCATTTAAACTGAGTTTGGCTCAATGTTTGAATAATTGATcatgaaaaatacttttttatttaattgattttgtgaaaactaacttttgaaccaTAGATCGAAAAAATGATCGTGTAACCATCATAATATGAACATACCTGTGTTCAAATTGAGTTGTGTTTGAATTATACCCCGATCTTTGGCCATTTTGAAGTTATTGAAAAGTTTAGGGgtacttttataatttcaggATACATAATATATCCccaaaatcaaatacatttGAAGCTCAACttcattagttaaatataattaacttttttgttagaagaaaatattaaattattcagaCCCAATTCGTGTTCGACTCAATAATACTCATTAAAACtctattcaattaataatttaattgaatttaaatataaattttcaagctCAATAAATGTTCGACTTGACCCGATTTATTTTACACATTTATTTCCATCTTTTGACATTAATGCAGTTTTTCCAACTGTAATGAGTTCTTTAAGTCATGTCCAACAGTACTAAATTACTGTTCAATTTGCTTTTTGCACTGTAAAGATTAGTGGTAAATAGTTAAAAgtcatgataattaattaattaatcatatgttTCACAAGTTGTAGTTAAGAACATTTTGATTAGTGGGAATCATTACAGGActttatctttaattatatgtttgaCGAGTTAGATTGGGATAATTCCTCTGCCATCCCtgaattatgataaatttacaaaaattactcatagtcatgaaaaattacagaaacaccCCTATCAGTGACGTTTTACTGCATCGGTAAACCCCTTaatagatattattaatttttatttgttaggataaattattgacaccttatgaaattaaatttaattacgcAAACACCCTTTGAAGTTATAGTAGTTGTGAATACAAGTACTCTCTTATACAATTCGACTtctaattttacaaaaaataaagggtgtttgtgtaattagatcAAATCACATGGGAAGTCAAtgtgatttattttgtaaattcttaggttaattttatttagaccccctttaatgaaattatactttttttctataaaaggttcaaaattacacttacaccccctCTAAAAGTTCTCCATTTAAAACTGCCAACTTTAGTATTTGGACGTGAAATATTGATGtcagcaaaaaaattacataaaattataattttaccctcATTCAACATTCtcctaataatatttttatacttgtaaggtattaaaatgcaatatatataacgTCAAAAGGGatgtaattacaataaaatattattctcgAATTATTGCCATTGGATAGAAAGTAGTCGTTGATGAATAGAAAAACTAGTCAtcttttggtgtttttttttactttttatatatggGGTTGAGGTTAACATCAATGTTTGCatctatttcttgaaaatatcttatttaaacACCTCATCTAGTGTTTCAAGAATAGATACAACAACGGTGTACACCCCACCCCATGTAtatgaagtaaaaaatacaaaaaaacaatGAGTAGTTTTTCCCGTGCATAAATGGCTACTTTTTATCCAATGCTATAATCTCGGAATAAAATTTCGTTACAATtacatcattttgattttatatatattttatttatttccttataagtataaaaatagtaCCAGGAGATTAATAAATGAGggtgtaaaattaaaagtttatgtaatatttttctgttaatatcagtaTATTTCAATCCCTAATGGAAAGAGGCAGTTGAAAACAGAGattataagtgtaattttaattttttttaaaaaaattgtaattttatatttttagaggagTTCAGGTGTACTAATTAATCTCAAACTGTTCCTTATTCTGACCTGTCCTTCcctatataattatcaataatattgaGTGTGATTGTCGAATTACCTACTGCTTTATTACTTATGGCGGATTCCTTGGCCTATCGAGGAAACCGCTTAGATTAAGCAAGATGTATTGTACtattatgcttttttttttacttaataaaatttacctttatcgaaaaaaaaatattgagtgtGATTTTTGTTCTATGAATGATGATTTGGATTTAGCCACATCAATTAGGGTTTTGTAATCAACAGAATTCAAACTTcatcatattattcattaaaaatttgagttaaaatttgtatatattattgatattaaaattttagaataaaattattaactaaagtccaaataatttgattaataatttaatttcaaattaaaagtttgtaataaatttgagcttttcatattttaaaaaataataagtgtaTAAGTCAATACAAATTTGGGTCTTATATATGCATTTCACTGctcaattcaaaataaatataaatttctttattttattttaaatttattaaattgggtCAGATACATATTCTACATTTGTTGTTTGCAAGTTCTAAGTGTAGTCCACAAATAAACTGCCACCACTGTTTCTCCTCCCAGATATTTGGGAAGAACAACTCCCACACTTTCCCGCTGTCCTATTTTCCTTTCTGTGGTCTGATGAATTTCCGCCGTTTGATTTCCTCTTCACCCCATCGTTCAAACCCTTGCTGCGGCCCACCAAAAATTCCAACTCCCCCATGGGAAGGACTCCATCAACAGGGCAGAATCCGCTCCAAACCGGCCAGGATGTAGGAACGATGTAACcctgtttcttgttttttcgGTTGATTTTGGCAATAATTCTGTGTTGTCTGAATCATTTTACTGTGTCCGCAGCGCTCTGTTTGGGCGTGGCTTCAGCTGTCCGCAACTGGGATTTCAGCGGTGGAGATTTTCAAAGGCAAAAAAAGGGAAATTTGTGATAGTGAAGTTGAGGGATGAGGGCGAGGGTGTGAGGAAAGAGGGCAGTGTTGCTGGTGCTGTTGCTCTTATTGTTGGGACCAGCATTGGTTCTGGGATTCTTGCTCTTCCAAACAAAACTTCCCCCGcggtaaatttttaaatattgtaagATGTTTTTGGAGTTTATTTATgctatatcttatttttaaagcTAGATCAATCATGTTTTGCCTCCATTTTGTTCTGCAGGGATTACTTCCGACCTCGATATCACTGACAATGTGTTGGGCTTTTCTGTTGATTGAAGCTCTCTTGCTAGTTGAGATCAACGTCGGTTTgctgaggaagaagaaaacgGAAGcagaggatgatgatgatgagtttGAGGTGATATCCATTAGAACAATGGCTGAAGAGACACTAGGAGAATGGGGTGGAGCTTTAGCAACCGTGACGTATGTGTTCTTAGGTTACACTTCCATGATAGCTTATAGTTCCAAGTCCGGGGAAATCCTACATCGTCTAACCGACTTTCCACAGTCGACTTCTGGAGTTGTTTTCACTGCCCTTTTCGCCGTTCTGATATCTGTAGGCGGCACGAGAGCCACAGACCAAGTGAACCAGTGGCTGACAGTGTCCATGATAGGTACTTGTTCGGTATGAATTGATCCCATGTCATTGCCTTCAAACTTTTGAGCAAATCCTGTAAAAACTTCGTAGTTTTTTCGTTGAGTATTTCAAGAATGATGGAATGGTGAAACAGGTCTGCTTGCAGCAATAGAGGTTCTTGCCGTTCTGTTTGGAGGGTGGTCGGGGTTTGAGGGAAGCAGCGGCGACTGGGGAAAAGTTCCTCCAACTCTTCCGGTTATGATATTTGCTTTGGTTTATCATGATCTAGCTCCAGGTGAGTTTTGCTTTGTTCTTtaccataaatattttgttatcgCCATATAATCAGAAAGGGACACAATTTATATGGTTCGCCAAGAACAGGCTCCGTCAATGGAAAACAACAAGAGGATCTCATATATGAAAAAGAGGAACAAAGAAATTAACCATGCAACATCTTGAGTCTAGGACTTTTACGACATACCATGACATGCACAAAAACTGAAGTGTGGATTCTCGTATTTGTCATAAGATGCCTGAGCTGAGCTGGTTCCTGCTTTGCCATATTTGATGCTCTTGCAGTTCTATGTGCTTATCTCAAAGGTGATCTTACACGTATACGGGCTTCGGTTTTGCTTGGCAGTGTGGTGCCGTTGTTCGCATTGCTCATCTGGGAAGCAATAGCACTAGGCCTCTCCAACCAGGCAGACCAAGCGTCTGATCCCATCGAATTGCTTCTAAGGTTAGTTACGTCCACATGCTTGAAATATAATGCTATCATATTTCAGAATTGCTACGTTAATAATAATACCAGTATGTATTGTTCCATATTACTCAAGCCGTGTCTAAATATCTGTAGTGCTGCAGCATAAGATGCTCAAAAAGTTGTTATAAAGAAtagtataaatacaaatataagtAACACAAATTATTATGTCTTAATACTTTTActagaatattaaaataattctctccaaatttaaatttctaatagaAAATAACTCATTCATAATTAGAAATGAGATATGACATTCAAGACAATTCGTTCTATAGCAGATAATATCATGGTATCGACGATACAAGTAGATATTTTCAGTACTGCAGATAAACTcatagaataattaataagtttcATCCAATATTCTTAGATCAACAAGGACTGCTCCAGATAAGGTATCAGTCGATATTATCGGATACTTCCAACTATGGCAGATACTTTGAACTGCGATTGCTGTTGTAGAATGGCCGtttgaattgtatttttagtgaGTTAACCAACGTGTTGCTGTATTATAGAGTGGAGTGGAGTGGAGTTCCATTTATGGTTGAGGCGTTCTCGCTTCTGGCCGTGGGAACATCACTAATAGGCACTCTTCTGAGTTTCTCAAAGTTCTTCAAAGAGCAACTTAACAATGTGACCTCAGGTTCTCCATCAGGACGACAACTTCCAGAGGTAGCCTCCATTAAGACCCTTACAGTAACATATGACTGAGAAACACCACTTGTCTGATTGAAGATGATTAACTCTTGCAGGAATCGAACTATTTCTATTACGTCAGCAGTTGGTGGGAGAAAAACAAAGCGAGCGTTATGGCAACTGTAATGGTCGTTGCTCCTTCCGTTCTTGTGTCGACAACTGTACCTGACGCATTTTCTGCAGCCACGGATATTGCTGTAAGTTGCATTGATTTCCCCCTTTTGCCTCTTTTACATGCTTTGCATATCATCGGCCAGCACCTTCTGAAACGGAATTGTATCTATGTCGAATACTAGAATATCATACGACATTCAACATACTTCTTAAATACGTATCTGATATTTTACCAGCATGTCTTATAGATTAACAAAAACTTGTGTACACATTTAAAAGCAACGTATGTAATAATTGTAAATACTATGTATgtggtataaaaaaatataaataatagtaagTTTGATGGTCAAATAATCTTTATTCCGTGCATTGTTTCTTGAGTTAGTACTGTGTTAAAAGGTATCAATGTTGTAAGAAAGATGATGAGCACATAATCGAACAGGGAGGCTACTGCATGACGATGCTGTATGGAGTTCTTCCTCCGGCAATGGCGTGGGCGATGAACAAGAAACAAGGCCAAGAAACTGAAGAAACAGCAATGTCAAGAGCACGGCCTGCTCTTGTTGGTGTCGGATTGTTTGCTTGTGGGATTGTAGTGGAACAGATCCTTCAAGATTTCTCATTCTTGCATCCTTAATTACCTCACTTGCTTCTCCCTTGTCCCAAGTGTTCTTCAGGAGGATGTAGTTACCATACAAGAAAAACTTATGTGCAGATGTAAATACATTATaccttttgttgttttgtaggggtgttagtgtaatgtaCTTTAGAAATATCAACGAAAAACTTCGCGACTTAATAGGAGTGTATTTATAAGTACAACTACGACCTTCAAGGatgtattagtaattttacaaaaggcagcaagtatttgtataattgGACATAACTTCGAAAGgtgatattgtaatttactgtAATATACTTTTGTTCGACATAATTTGTATTTCAATAGAGTTAGACACATCGAACATTTGAGTCAAGAATGTCTGATACGAAATCTTGTTagatactttttttaattaatatcagaacttaaatgtgaataatttactaaaatttggacaaaaaagaGTACAACATAACTTATTTTCATATGTGAAGCGAAAGTAATCTGTTTTCTCTCAACATTAGAAACAaagttcacaaaaataatgacTGCAGCACTTTATTATACAATGGCAACTGCACACATACAGCACAAGAAATAAACATAGCCTACAgtaaaaactgaaaaagagcATCCCGTTCCACAATAGGCAAGATCAAGAGAACCTGTGAGCTCAGTTCCAATCCACTCTGCTAAGCCAAGCTCTTAATTCTTTACGGTCGTCACGTGCCTTAGGAGCATAGAAACAACATCGTGTGAAATTCTTGAAGCCTCCGCATTCAGGTGAAGGATCTTCTCCTCCGTTTCTTGTTCAAGGCGTTTCACATTAGCACCGGAATCTCCACTACTCTGTGCTCAATGGAGGGCGGCAAAGACCAACAAGAAAAAACCAAGTCTTAAGATCTGTCTGTTCGTTAAGTATTAATGTAAACGAACAGAAGTTTATGTGCGTGCATTCTGCCAAGAGTAGTGAAAGCTATAAACTAGCGAATACGGGTTCTGGATCCAATCATGCTGGAATAagatagggataattacactcccNNNNNNNNNNNNNNNNNNNNNNNNNNNNNNNNNNNNNNNNNNNNNNNNNNNNNNNNNNNNNNNNNNNNNNNNNNNNNNNNNNNNNNNNNNNNNNNNNNNNNNNNNNNNNNNNNNNNNNNNNNNNNNNNNNNNNNNNNNNNNNNNNNNNNNNNNNNNNNNNNNNNNNNNNNNNNNNNNNNNNNNNNNNNNNNNNNNNNNNNNNNNNNNNNNNNNNNNNNNNNNNNNNNNNNNNNNNNNNttaattaaaattcaagaaattgttgatattaacggGCAAAACAAATGgataattatcttatttatcccccattaatttattactaatttgttgtaagtcaaataaatctttttatgatcaaattactcttatacCTCTTCACAGTTCACaagttaatgcatgtgaagtcttcgccgttataagggtaaatttcatctgaaaaaaattgtttgacctgcatAAGTCAGttataagtcaatcgagggtaaatatcaactttcatttttgttttgtcaatatcaagaaatttggtaaattttgactaacggagggACCTACTTGTTAGATAAGAGCAAATCTTAGAGGTAtcatatgtaattttcaaactacaggAGGTcaacatgtaattacaccaaaccccAGGGAaaaggagtgtaattatccaaataagataaggaataattacagtAACAACCCCTCTATAATTATAggcaaattacataaattgcCCCCATGGTTTAGATAATCACACTTATTTGCCATGTCAGTAACATTTTATTACATTGAGAAGTTAGTATAATGGAAACATCACTAACAATGGTGTGAGTGTAACACAAACATAGACCGAAGGCATCAAGGGGTAATTGTTCAGACAGTAGCGGGTGTTTCTTTGCGGTTTGGCCATAACTAAGGGGTATAAAtctaattatcccaaaaataaCTTTGACTAACTATGCTTGTCCGATGCGAGTATCGTAAATGACCTGCATAGTTTGCCCTCCTTACTTAAACTTAAACTCTTACCTCCGCAACCTTCCTCTGAAACTCAGCTTCCATTTGAGCACGGAATTCAGCAATTTCCTTCTCAGCCTCTTCTTTTGCCTGCTTCAGCCTGGCTTGTTTTGCTGCACAGGAAACCAAAAGGAAATCTATTATTTGCAAGAAACCATTCCatgcaaattttattattgtgaaTAGAGTGCATATAAACCGTTGTCAATTATGAAAAGGTTTCACATTACATTTTCAAGTTAGTGTAATATATTAGCTAGACTACATGAAAGCCCCACATCTTGAGGATGAAGCTCGAGCCTTTTTAAATCTCTACACCAAAACATAAAGTTGAATTGGAGTGGGCAGTATATACTTTGGAAATTGAATGGACATCTCAATTCTGATGCCAACCACATCCTTAACAAACACAAACTGATACTAGAGGTGGGCATTAGtttcttatttgtttcttCATGGAAAGAGGTAGCGTTCTTTTTCAA
The window above is part of the Sesamum indicum cultivar Zhongzhi No. 13 linkage group LG7, S_indicum_v1.0, whole genome shotgun sequence genome. Proteins encoded here:
- the LOC105166627 gene encoding uncharacterized protein LOC105166627, coding for MNFRRLISSSPHRSNPCCGPPKIPTPPWEGLHQQGRIRSKPARIALFGRGFSCPQLGFQRWRFSKAKKGKFVIVKLRDEGEGVRKEGSVAGAVALIVGTSIGSGILALPNKTSPAGLLPTSISLTMCWAFLLIEALLLVEINVGLLRKKKTEAEDDDDEFEVISIRTMAEETLGEWGGALATVTYVFLGYTSMIAYSSKSGEILHRLTDFPQSTSGVVFTALFAVLISVGGTRATDQVNQWLTVSMIGLLAAIEVLAVLFGGWSGFEGSSGDWGKVPPTLPVMIFALVYHDLAPVLCAYLKGDLTRIRASVLLGSVVPLFALLIWEAIALGLSNQADQASDPIELLLRVEWSGVPFMVEAFSLLAVGTSLIGTLLSFSKFFKEQLNNVTSGSPSGRQLPEESNYFYYVSSWWEKNKASVMATVMVVAPSVLVSTTVPDAFSAATDIAGGYCMTMLYGVLPPAMAWAMNKKQGQETEETAMSRARPALVGVGLFACGIVVEQILQDFSFLHP
- the LOC105166628 gene encoding V-type proton ATPase subunit G 1 translates to MAASTSQNGIQLLLAAEQEAQYIVNAARTAKQARLKQAKEEAEKEIAEFRAQMEAEFQRKVAESSGDSGANVKRLEQETEEKILHLNAEASRISHDVVSMLLRHVTTVKN